The genomic region AGTGCACTATCCACCCAGCTCAGCCTTGAAGATGCAATACAGTGACACTAGCTTCTGCTTAACTTCAGAAACCCAAACTCAAGCCCACCAGACAATAAACTTCCTGCACATTGTGGTCGTCTGGGCTGAGTAGTCTGTAGTTCCCCACATAGAACAGGATGGACCTATTGGGACTTCGGTGGCCTATCTCAAACCTATGaccaccactgagaaggacaaggcaaCAGAAATAGTGTAACCATGCAATCAAGCACTCAGTCAAAGAGCATCTTTATTTGGGACTAGCTGTTCCTTCATGGTTAATGgaacaaaatcctggatctcctgaCCAATGGTTCAAGACAGGTCATCTACAAGGGAAACAAATGTTGACACCTCTGATACATACATCCAGAAGAACAAATCCATTTCTTCTCAGAAAACTAGAATTTTCTACCCAATGCAAGGTGCATGTAGCTGCTTCCTTGTTAGTTTCTGGTACATTGTCTCCAAAAAAGGCATCACTATTTTCATTAAAATGGAATTTATCCAGTTGTGGTTTACCCATGTGCTTTTAAATCAAGTTAGTCATGGTCATAATTAAACAATTGCTTGCTATGTCTGGCACAATGATACTTAAAAATAGCTGTTGGAATATTAATTGAAACTTACATTAGTCAGCAGATCCCCATTGAATTCTGCAATAGAAGTAAAGTCTTTTGCATTAACCACTAGTTTATTTTCTCCCTCTAGGTTCATTATGGCCTATGCAAATAAAAAACCATGGCAAAGTCAAATACATTGAAAGCAGAGGTTCAGGATAGTTATTCCTTGTACATGCAAGTTATACCTGAAATAGTTAAAAGATTACAAATAAAATAGTCAATTTTTGCTGTCTTACTCAATACACAAGCTCTTGGTTAACTTACCTTGACCTTCTCTCCTGCAGGAGTTTGCACATGTGTCTCTTGTCCAAGGGTAAAGTTATTGACTAGCACTTGATCACCAGTTTGGATAGCAATTATGAAGTCTTCTCCATTTTGGACAATTTTAGTAACTCTCTTAAGGTCTTTGATTTTTTCAATCATGTCATCTGGGACTCCTGTAAAAGTGCAAGATTGCAGGAGGTACCACATAGCTCAGGTGGGTTATTGGCTTTAAGTGCCCAAATTACAAATTCAACAAGAATTTAGGTAAAGTTGACGAGCAAGAGCACAAAGTCCAGAACGAAGGGGCAGGACATTAAATTAAAGCTAGGCTGTTGGGCTGATGTTAGTAAGCACTTGCACAAAAGAACTGTAAAAAGCTGGGGTGGGGGTGTCAACTGAAAATTTAAATTTCGAGATTGATAGAtgttaggcaaaggtattaagggatatgaaaccAAGGCAGGCATATTGAGTCAAGATATAGACAGATATCAGTgtcattcaattatatcatggcttAACAGGCTAGAGGGGTTGAGTGGCTTATTCGTATACTTTCTTGCAGTTTACTGATCAGCTCAAGTCCCAAGCATCCAATTTAAAATATCATGGAGGACAGATGCCAGAGCTGGGAAACTTTAGTGATGGAGACACTAGAGCAGATGGTCAGAAAAAAAAAAAGCAGCCATATTGGACACCCAAAGCatatggagaaaaaaaaagttaGCTACACTGATCAGTGAGTTGGTAATGGAGTGCATATCTTTGGTTAAATTTTGCTTTTAATcttttaacatttaaaaaaaagagaaaattggTTTTAAAACAgtgcttgggggtggggggggggggggggggtagagagagcaggattaattggatagctttaccAATTGGGTTAAACAGGCTGTGCTGTATCATTATGATTTTAACTGTTAGTGTCCCATCTGAAAAAAGTATGGTAGAAACAGAATCCATAGTGACTTTTATAAACAAAGGCCAAACAGATAGTGTGCATCAGGCCAATTTTCCCCAGTGCTGCAAAATGTACACAATAGATTTGCAATAGTCACATCAGAATTATTGTTAGAGTTGCAATATAGTTCATTAATTTACACAAGTTTACAATTGTTCTCCTGGGACATAGTGAAAGTTGAGTTCATCAAGCCCAATATTTTGACATGCTATAGTCATGTAATTGATCTTCAGCTTACCCAGAGCTTTCATAAATAGTTCAAAATTTTCTTGGCTCTGGAGTTCATACTGTCCACTGAAATCCATTATAGTGGTTCAGCATTCAAGAGAATTAGGGTTTACTTTGTACAGATCCTTTACCTGGAGACAAAAAACAATCTTTTAATCAAATCAATACAGACTATCCCAGCTTTAGGTGAAGTACTCATTGAACAATTTAAAATATATACAGATTAGGAGCATTGAATAGGTTACCAAACCAACCATACTAGTATGTTGGTGGAGCTACATTTGGCACATCAGTAAGTAAAAGGACCAGAGGTGATTCCACAGTCCAAACACTAAATTCCTAAAAAATAAAATCCACCCAATTTTGAAATATTGAGTCAGTACAAAGCTAATCAAGCCTACATGGATTGTGGACCTGCCCTCTAAACTAATTTTGAAACAATGCAATTGCAAACATTGAGGTTTCAATGAACTATTTGCCAAACAAGGCACTTATTGCTGGAGGAAAGTAATCTTGGGCATTTACTCTATGGGTCAGATGTCTTGAGCTAGGCAAGAGTTTTATTGCattgcctccaatgcctggatatcCTTGCTGTAAAACCAAGGGTTATTCAAAGAATTCCAGGTGTGATTAACCAGAAGGATTAAGCACTGGTAAATACAGGCCAAGATCTAACTAAAATATCATTCCTTATTGTGGTCACATTCTGTACTGCAGCATGTACATAAGTAATCTAGCAGTACCTCTCAACTGTAGAGGGGTTTTTGTTTACGGTTCCCTTTTAGCTTCACGTGGCACCAGTAAAGTTATAAATACTATTTCTCAGTAGTCAACCCATTAGCCAAGTTCCTTTGtatttgggtctgttattatttggccctcaaaaaaaaaaaaaccatgCAAAGTTGGTGCAGTGCACTGTAATTAATGGCTGTGGGAGTTAATTACACATTGTACTAGTTTTTATAAATTTGGCCCATCACAGCCACTGATCTTGTCAAAGTTATTTCCCTGAAATTCTATAAATTTAAGACATCCCACCCATAAAAACTAAAAATTACTTCAAATATTGTAAGAAGTGATTTAATCAACTTCTTAGGATTCTAATACTTTCCCCAAGACAATGAGCTGTTATTAGTCAATTTAATGACATGTCCATTTCATAATGAAAAAGGTGGCATTCTTAtcctcaagagagagagagagacatttctAATGACTTAATAATGGCAAGTACATCTACTTTAGTGGCCACTAATACCCACACAAGCACAGATGTGAAAGTGACTAATTGAGGGCCTGGAACAAGCTTCGTTTAAAATGAAATGGAAAAAAAACCACAAGCTATAACTTGATTCGTTCAAAGTTTCCCAATTCATAATGGGCAATCCAATTTAAGTGCCAAGGATAACATATGGTGCTTTTAAATACTAAAACATACCAATGTGTAAAGACAATTTACCTTACCAGCAGCTTATTTGTTATAACATTGCATTACAAGACACAAATAAGCAAGACAAGTATTAATTCAACAGATCTTTCAACTATACTAGAGAAATTCAGGGTTAGTTTAACCATTATCTAGTTAACAGTTACTAAAACTACAACTTCAACAATTAATTACAGTTAGATAGGGTCTGAAGATGGAGATTCATTTCAACATACTAGGGAAAGACCTTTCTTCCCCTGCATTCTTAAAAGCAGTACTTACTCAGAATGAATCTCACTCATGTGACTCAAAGAATTAAGTAACATTTCACTCCATAAATAGGAGACCAAAATGGTAACAGTTTACTGATACAATCCATAAAAAAAAAAACCAGTACCATCTACCTGAATATTACTATATTAGTCAAAGACTGACTACCAAGCTACATGAATAGCCTTTATACTATGCCAAAAGCAGCATAAAGTTAAGTCCTATAATTACACAATTCTTATCAAAGTATAAGAAGTTTGTCTAACaagaaagttttcctttatgaacGCAACTTCATTCCAAGTAGTCTTAGGTTTTCTCGACAGCAATTTTCAGCTTTCTTGTTACCACCCTACCCAAATCATTTAGAAATGTATTGAGAATTTATAGTAATCAAAATTATTCCCTACAAAAGAAAAACTACATGAACTTATTGCCCAGCTTAAGCTAGTTCCAACCAACAAACCACAATCAACTATGGAGGACCAGAAATGCAGAAAAGCCCCTTTATCACATAGAAAGGAAAATGAACTTAAACACTGCAAACAAGATTTAGGTAAAATCTTTTAACtaatacctttaaaaaaaaaacactagatAGATTAGTAAAAAGTAACCGAAAGGGACAATTTATGGGATCTTCATCTGGGCAGCCTggtggaattcaggagaaaataaGGGCCTGTTAATTGAAATCATGATATTTCCAGAGGAATTCAGAGAAGGATGCCAGTGTTTTACCACAACAATCAAGTCTGGTTAAACTTCAATTAAAAAATCAATTGATAAATGATTCTACAGAAAACAAAAGGTTTACCCTATCAAAACTCTACTCAATTGTCAACTCTACTTCATACCTGTCCTATTTTACACTAAAGTGGTGAATAGTAGCACCACCAGGGCAACAAAAGCACCACTAAGGAAAGAGTTGATACTAATAAAGACTACACCCTAACTAAATGAAAAA from Heterodontus francisci isolate sHetFra1 chromosome 1, sHetFra1.hap1, whole genome shotgun sequence harbors:
- the LOC137368595 gene encoding fatty acid-binding protein 1, liver-like — its product is MDFSGQYELQSQENFELFMKALGVPDDMIEKIKDLKRVTKIVQNGEDFIIAIQTGDQVLVNNFTLGQETHVQTPAGEKVKAIMNLEGENKLVVNAKDFTSIAEFNGDLLTNTITFGNVVYKQISKKVEEPATEDQL